A portion of the Celeribacter baekdonensis genome contains these proteins:
- a CDS encoding helix-turn-helix domain-containing protein, protein MPRSALTGTRIRERRSLEGLKQADLARDVGISPSYLNLIEHNRRRIGGKLLVDLARALGVEPSALTEGAQVPLMEGLQDAASNAAPGPRRGGAKGTTDPETARAEEFAGRFPGWAALVVAQRDRITALERRVEALNDRLAHDPFLSDSLHEVLSTVTAIRSTAGILNNAGEIDRDWQARFHRNLYEDSQRLADGSQALVSYLDTVGKSEDTLSAPLDEVEAWLAQREFSIPELERGMMPDLTGDDGLRSPAAQSLARKWVLRARAEAEKMPVSLVEDVIAAHGPDPAALAQETGVELAAAMRRLAALPPKEGRPPMGLVICDGSGALTFRKPLDGFAPPRFGAACALWPLYQALLRPMVPIRRVVEQQGQPARRYLAYAICQPRPAKSFDAPEVVEATMLFLPLDRLDGLGHVPRDAEVLGIGTSCRVCARMNCVARREPSMVLEDVEEG, encoded by the coding sequence ATGCCAAGATCCGCCCTGACAGGCACACGAATCCGTGAACGGCGCTCTTTGGAGGGGCTCAAACAGGCCGATTTGGCCCGTGATGTGGGCATTTCGCCGTCTTATTTGAATTTGATCGAACACAATCGCCGCAGAATCGGTGGGAAATTACTGGTCGATCTGGCGCGCGCCTTGGGGGTTGAACCCTCAGCCCTGACCGAAGGGGCACAGGTGCCGTTGATGGAAGGGCTGCAAGACGCCGCCAGCAATGCAGCGCCGGGGCCGCGTCGTGGCGGGGCCAAAGGCACAACGGACCCGGAAACGGCGCGGGCCGAAGAGTTTGCCGGGCGCTTTCCGGGCTGGGCCGCTTTGGTGGTGGCGCAGCGCGATCGGATCACCGCGCTTGAGCGTCGGGTTGAGGCGCTCAACGACCGTCTGGCGCATGACCCGTTTCTCTCTGATAGTCTGCACGAAGTCCTCTCGACCGTGACCGCGATCCGTTCGACGGCGGGGATTTTGAACAATGCCGGTGAGATTGACCGCGACTGGCAGGCCCGGTTTCATCGCAACCTGTATGAGGACAGTCAACGTCTGGCTGATGGTTCGCAGGCGCTGGTGAGTTATCTTGATACGGTGGGCAAATCCGAGGACACGTTGTCTGCGCCTTTGGACGAGGTTGAGGCCTGGTTGGCGCAGCGCGAATTTTCCATCCCCGAACTTGAGCGGGGGATGATGCCGGATTTGACCGGGGATGACGGATTGCGTTCGCCTGCCGCACAAAGTTTGGCGCGCAAATGGGTGTTGCGCGCGCGGGCCGAGGCGGAAAAAATGCCGGTGTCTTTGGTCGAAGATGTGATTGCCGCCCACGGTCCTGACCCGGCGGCTTTGGCGCAGGAAACCGGCGTCGAACTGGCCGCCGCGATGCGTCGTCTGGCCGCGTTGCCGCCAAAAGAAGGCCGTCCGCCGATGGGGCTGGTGATTTGCGACGGCTCTGGGGCGCTGACCTTTCGCAAGCCGCTCGACGGCTTTGCTCCGCCGCGATTTGGTGCCGCTTGTGCGCTTTGGCCGCTCTATCAGGCCTTGCTCAGGCCGATGGTGCCGATCCGGCGCGTGGTCGAGCAACAGGGCCAACCGGCGCGGCGCTATCTGGCCTATGCAATCTGTCAGCCGCGCCCAGCCAAAAGTTTCGACGCCCCCGAAGTGGTCGAAGCAACGATGTTGTTTTTGCCACTTGATCGGCTCGACGGGCTTGGTCATGTGCCGCGCGATGCCGAAGTGCTTGGCATCGGCACAAGCTGTCGCGTCTGCGCCCGCATGAATTGCGTGGCCCGCCGTGAACCGTCGATGGTCTTGGAGGATGTGGAAGAGGGGTAG
- a CDS encoding substrate-binding protein has translation MSKSDLTRRVSRRGVIKTGAIAGAGLALPTIFTSGARAFTNEPMGGTVTLGFNVPQSGAYADEGADELRAYELAVEHLNGMGDGGMLNTFSSKVLEGNGILGKKVEFVTGDTQTKSDAARASAKSMIEKDGAVMITGGSSSGVAIAVQGLCQEAGVIFMAGLTHSNDTTGKDKKANGFRHFFNAYMSAAALAPVLKNLYGTDRKAYHLTADYSWGWTQEESIAAATEALGWETVNKVRTPLGAGDFSSYITPVLQTDADVLVLNHYGGDMVNSLTNAVQFGLREKMVNGKKFEIVVPLFSRLMARGAGENIKGILGSTNWHWSLQDEGSQAFVKSFGTKYGFPPSQAAHTVYCQTLLYADAVARAGSFNPCAVGEALEGFEFDGLGNGPTLYRAGDHQCFKDVLVVRGKENPTSEFDLLEIVEVTPAAQVTYPVDHPMFAGGALGDCNAG, from the coding sequence ATGTCCAAATCCGATCTGACACGGCGCGTTTCGCGTCGCGGTGTGATCAAAACCGGGGCCATCGCTGGTGCCGGTCTTGCGCTGCCGACAATCTTCACCTCGGGGGCCCGCGCCTTTACCAACGAACCAATGGGCGGCACGGTCACCCTTGGCTTTAACGTGCCCCAATCGGGCGCATATGCCGATGAGGGGGCCGACGAGCTGCGCGCCTATGAATTGGCGGTTGAGCACCTGAACGGCATGGGCGACGGCGGCATGTTGAACACCTTCAGCTCCAAAGTGCTTGAAGGCAACGGCATCCTCGGCAAAAAGGTCGAATTCGTCACCGGCGACACCCAAACCAAATCCGACGCAGCCCGCGCCTCTGCCAAGTCCATGATCGAAAAAGACGGCGCAGTGATGATCACCGGCGGGTCTTCCTCAGGCGTGGCCATTGCGGTTCAGGGTCTGTGCCAAGAAGCGGGCGTGATTTTCATGGCCGGTCTGACCCATTCCAACGACACCACTGGCAAAGACAAAAAAGCCAACGGGTTCCGCCATTTCTTTAACGCTTACATGTCTGCGGCCGCTTTGGCTCCGGTGCTCAAAAACCTCTACGGCACGGATCGCAAAGCCTATCACCTGACGGCTGACTATTCTTGGGGCTGGACCCAAGAGGAATCCATCGCCGCAGCCACAGAGGCTTTGGGGTGGGAGACCGTCAACAAGGTGCGCACACCGCTTGGCGCGGGCGATTTCTCGTCCTACATCACGCCGGTTCTGCAAACGGACGCCGATGTGTTGGTGCTGAACCACTACGGCGGGGACATGGTGAACTCTTTGACCAACGCGGTGCAGTTTGGCCTGCGCGAGAAAATGGTCAACGGCAAGAAGTTCGAGATCGTTGTGCCCCTGTTCTCGCGTCTCATGGCGCGCGGTGCGGGCGAAAACATCAAGGGCATCCTTGGCTCCACTAACTGGCATTGGTCGTTGCAGGACGAAGGCTCGCAAGCCTTTGTGAAGAGCTTTGGCACCAAATATGGCTTCCCGCCATCGCAGGCGGCGCACACGGTCTATTGCCAGACCCTGCTTTACGCAGACGCCGTAGCCCGCGCTGGGTCGTTCAACCCCTGTGCGGTTGGCGAAGCGCTTGAAGGCTTTGAGTTCGACGGTTTGGGCAACGGCCCGACGCTCTATCGTGCGGGCGATCACCAGTGTTTCAAAGACGTGTTGGTGGTGCGCGGGAAAGAGAACCCAACCTCTGAATTCGATCTTCTTGAAATCGTCGAAGTGACCCCGGCGGCTCAGGTCACCTACCCGGTCGATCACCCGATGTTTGCCGGTGGCGCATTGGGCGACTGTAACGCGGGCTGA
- a CDS encoding branched-chain amino acid ABC transporter permease → METILLQLLNGLDKGSAYALIALGLTLIFGTLGVVNFAHGAIFMIGAFCAVTLSRIFSISFETVDPTKLDFLGNPAKIKTPYVEAWFGADAGAWMIDWAVPLAILFSIPIMIAVGFAMERGLIKHFYKRPHADQILVTFGLAIVLQEIIKYFYGANPISTPAPDAFKGSFDFGAALGFDPNVIIYPYWRLIYFGFAAVVIGAVFSFLRFTTFGMVVRAGMADRETVGLLGINIDRKFTIMFGLAAAVAGMAGVMYAPILSPNYHMGMDFLVLSFVVVVVGGMGSLPGAVAAGFLLGILESFSSMNEIKSIIPGIDQIIIYVVAIIILLTRPRGLMGKKGVMED, encoded by the coding sequence ATGGAGACAATCCTTCTGCAATTGCTCAACGGGCTCGATAAAGGCTCGGCCTATGCGTTGATCGCGCTTGGGCTTACATTGATTTTCGGCACGCTGGGCGTGGTCAATTTTGCCCATGGCGCGATTTTCATGATCGGGGCGTTTTGCGCGGTGACATTGTCGCGCATCTTTTCGATCTCGTTTGAAACCGTCGATCCGACCAAGCTCGATTTCCTCGGCAACCCGGCCAAAATCAAAACCCCCTATGTCGAGGCGTGGTTTGGCGCGGACGCGGGCGCATGGATGATCGACTGGGCGGTGCCTTTGGCGATCCTGTTCTCCATCCCGATCATGATCGCGGTGGGCTTTGCCATGGAACGCGGGCTGATCAAGCATTTCTACAAACGCCCCCACGCCGATCAGATCCTTGTGACCTTTGGTTTGGCCATCGTGCTGCAAGAGATCATCAAATATTTCTACGGTGCCAACCCGATCTCCACCCCCGCCCCGGATGCATTCAAAGGCTCGTTCGATTTTGGCGCGGCTTTGGGCTTTGACCCAAACGTGATCATCTACCCCTACTGGCGTTTGATCTACTTCGGCTTTGCCGCCGTCGTCATCGGTGCGGTGTTTTCCTTCCTGCGCTTCACCACCTTCGGGATGGTTGTGCGTGCGGGCATGGCGGACCGGGAAACCGTAGGGCTTTTGGGCATCAACATCGACCGCAAATTCACCATCATGTTTGGCCTCGCCGCCGCAGTCGCGGGCATGGCGGGCGTGATGTACGCGCCGATCCTGTCGCCGAACTATCACATGGGCATGGACTTTTTGGTGCTGTCCTTCGTGGTCGTGGTGGTTGGCGGCATGGGCTCTTTGCCCGGTGCGGTCGCCGCAGGCTTTCTGTTGGGCATCTTGGAGAGCTTCTCTTCGATGAACGAAATCAAATCAATCATCCCCGGCATCGACCAGATCATCATCTATGTCGTCGCCATCATCATCCTGTTGACCCGTCCCCGCGGCTTGATGGGCAAAAAAGGCGTGATGGAGGACTAA
- a CDS encoding branched-chain amino acid ABC transporter permease encodes MFGLNKKDTTFLLIVIGLTLFTPILMQPFAEGSGLAQFNGGYPDLMQKVAIFGIFAVGFNILFGLTGYLSFGHAAFLGIGSYSAVWMFKLLTMNVIPGILLAMVVSGIFAAAIGYVSLRRSGIYFSILTLAFAQMCYKMAYSVLTPLTNGETGLQLALDDPRILDRAIEGSSLPVTNLFGLPMNSTYKLEVMNHVFTFSVGFYFCAVIAILAFYVAIRLFRSPFGMMLRAVKSNQHRMNYTGLDPKPYTLAAFVISGMYAGLAGGLLAAMDPLAGADRMLWTASGEVVIMTILGGAGTLMGPVLGAGVIKYLENIFSKINETVLHGWFHWLPDGIEDVVVWIFARFTGEGWHLTLGVTFMLVVTFLPGGLVEGLKRIRDRVQNGKKKRDKYDDPDPDHQPAPSKHVV; translated from the coding sequence ATGTTCGGACTAAACAAAAAAGACACCACCTTTCTATTGATCGTCATCGGATTGACCCTGTTCACGCCGATCCTCATGCAACCCTTCGCTGAGGGATCGGGCCTTGCGCAATTCAACGGCGGCTATCCCGATTTGATGCAAAAGGTCGCCATTTTCGGCATCTTTGCGGTCGGGTTCAACATCCTCTTTGGCCTCACCGGATACCTGTCCTTTGGCCATGCCGCCTTTCTTGGCATCGGGTCGTATTCGGCCGTGTGGATGTTCAAATTGCTGACGATGAACGTCATCCCCGGCATCCTTTTGGCCATGGTCGTCTCAGGCATTTTCGCCGCCGCGATCGGTTATGTGTCCTTGCGTCGTTCGGGGATTTACTTTTCCATCCTGACATTGGCCTTCGCGCAGATGTGCTACAAAATGGCCTATTCCGTGCTCACACCGCTGACCAATGGCGAAACCGGGTTGCAATTGGCCTTGGATGATCCGCGCATTCTGGACCGGGCCATCGAGGGATCGTCCCTACCCGTCACCAATCTCTTCGGCCTGCCGATGAACAGCACCTATAAGCTCGAAGTCATGAACCATGTGTTCACCTTCAGCGTCGGATTTTACTTTTGTGCCGTCATCGCGATTCTGGCCTTTTATGTCGCCATCCGCCTGTTCCGCTCGCCCTTTGGCATGATGCTGCGGGCAGTGAAATCAAACCAACACCGGATGAATTACACCGGGCTTGACCCGAAGCCCTACACTTTGGCCGCCTTCGTGATCTCCGGCATGTATGCGGGGCTTGCGGGCGGGCTTTTGGCGGCGATGGACCCTTTGGCAGGCGCGGATCGGATGCTTTGGACCGCCTCGGGCGAGGTCGTCATTATGACCATCCTCGGCGGCGCTGGCACCTTGATGGGTCCGGTTTTGGGCGCAGGTGTGATCAAATATCTTGAAAACATCTTCTCTAAAATCAACGAGACCGTGTTGCACGGCTGGTTCCATTGGCTCCCCGATGGGATCGAAGATGTCGTGGTCTGGATCTTTGCCCGCTTCACCGGCGAGGGCTGGCACCTCACCCTTGGTGTGACCTTCATGTTGGTCGTGACCTTCTTGCCCGGTGGTTTGGTCGAAGGCCTGAAACGCATTCGGGATCGGGTCCAGAACGGCAAAAAGAAACGCGACAAATACGATGATCCCGACCCGGACCATCAACCCGCCCCGTCCAAACACGTCGTCTAA